From bacterium, the proteins below share one genomic window:
- a CDS encoding response regulator, with translation MPKQILIVDDDPHIREVLQFALNKAGYTTATALHGRDALEKLSKQAFDALVLDITMPEMDGLELCKELRKTSELPILFLSSRDEEIDRIIGFEVGGDDYITKPFSPRELVARIKAVLKRSHGTATPVSNAPLQKGALKLDHDRYTAYWHGKETLPLTATEFALLAALLKHPSKVFQRDELMDGAYGDITVSDRTIDSHIRRIRQKFAASGAEEVIETMHGIGYRLGPCE, from the coding sequence ATGCCCAAACAGATCCTCATCGTGGATGACGACCCGCATATCCGCGAGGTGCTTCAATTCGCGCTCAATAAGGCCGGCTACACCACCGCAACCGCCCTCCATGGCCGGGATGCGCTGGAGAAGCTAAGCAAGCAAGCCTTCGATGCCTTGGTGCTCGACATCACCATGCCGGAAATGGACGGGCTGGAACTCTGCAAGGAACTCCGCAAAACCTCCGAGCTTCCAATCCTGTTCCTCTCCTCCCGCGATGAGGAGATCGACCGTATCATCGGTTTCGAAGTTGGCGGAGATGATTACATTACCAAGCCCTTCAGCCCGCGGGAGCTGGTAGCACGCATCAAGGCCGTGCTTAAGCGCAGCCACGGCACCGCCACGCCCGTCAGCAACGCGCCGCTGCAGAAAGGCGCCCTGAAGCTGGACCATGACCGCTACACCGCCTACTGGCACGGTAAGGAAACCCTCCCCCTCACCGCCACGGAATTCGCCCTGCTGGCCGCGCTGCTGAAACATCCCTCCAAAGTCTTTCAGCGCGATGAACTGATGGACGGCGCCTATGGCGACATCACCGTCAGCGACCGAACCATCGACAGCCACATTCGCCGCATCCGCCAGAAATTCGCCGCCAGCGGTGCGGAAGAAGTCATCGAGACCATGCACGGCATCGGCTATAGGCTCGGCCCGTGCGAGTGA
- a CDS encoding DUF2312 domain-containing protein — MTFHGGVQAEQLKQFIERIEKLEEEKAALGGDIRDVYSEAKANGYDPKIMRQVVRIRKMDKNERDEQEHLLDTYKAALGLVPAFERESELEAA; from the coding sequence ATGACATTTCACGGTGGCGTTCAGGCTGAACAGCTGAAGCAATTCATTGAGCGCATTGAGAAACTGGAAGAAGAAAAAGCCGCGCTCGGTGGCGATATCCGCGATGTTTATTCGGAAGCGAAAGCCAACGGCTACGATCCCAAGATCATGCGCCAGGTCGTCCGCATCCGCAAAATGGACAAGAACGAGCGCGACGAGCAGGAACATCTGCTGGATACCTATAAGGCCGCCCTTGGCCTGGTTCCGGCATTTGAACGCGAAAGCGAGCTGGAAGCCGCTTAG
- a CDS encoding response regulator — MNLPPNMLPPRLTAEDVLSNIHLLIVDDDRITRRLVHDLLKILGFSNVQIEPNGRAALDYIAFNPVDIIICDWKMAPMDGIEMTRAVRTQLSGGKRFTPIIMLTGKGEENDVKLARDSGITEYLLKPFTADTLFSRIKAVVDNPRGFVMSTAYTGPDRRRRSGMPPDGMKKRETD; from the coding sequence ATGAACCTGCCACCCAACATGCTTCCACCACGGCTCACCGCCGAAGATGTGTTGAGCAACATCCACCTCCTGATTGTGGATGACGACCGTATTACGCGTCGCCTGGTGCATGATCTGTTGAAAATTCTTGGTTTTTCCAATGTGCAGATTGAGCCGAACGGCCGCGCTGCGCTTGATTACATCGCCTTCAATCCGGTGGATATCATTATTTGCGACTGGAAAATGGCGCCGATGGACGGCATTGAAATGACACGCGCCGTGCGCACCCAGTTGAGTGGCGGCAAGCGCTTTACCCCCATCATCATGCTGACGGGCAAAGGGGAGGAAAACGACGTCAAGCTCGCGCGGGATTCCGGCATCACCGAATACCTGCTCAAGCCCTTTACGGCCGACACCCTCTTTTCCCGCATCAAGGCCGTGGTGGATAACCCGCGCGGCTTCGTCATGTCCACCGCCTATACCGGGCCGGACCGCCGCCGCCGCAGCGGCATGCCGCCCGACGGCATGAAAAAACGCGAGACGGATTAA
- a CDS encoding heme transporter HemC, with amino-acid sequence MKANAVTHEFASPHRFAAIARAALPVAAIAAALLLGLGLWLALGHSPADYQQGDFVRIMYVHVPAAWLAMGIYSAMVASSIAWLIWRHPIADMIARNSAPIGTVFCGICLLTGMIWARPMWGAWWVWDARLTSMLVLFFIYVGYLLLAKAADDAEKSAMPLACLALVGGVNLPIIKFSVEWWNSLHQPASVFRSGGSSLHPDMLAPLMVMGLAFLLIYIALLLAAVQTELWERKYKRAMRKLQRSV; translated from the coding sequence ATAAAGGCCAATGCCGTGACCCATGAATTCGCCAGCCCGCACCGTTTCGCCGCCATTGCCCGTGCGGCATTGCCGGTGGCGGCTATCGCCGCGGCGCTGCTGCTGGGGCTTGGGTTGTGGCTGGCGCTTGGGCATTCGCCAGCAGATTATCAGCAGGGGGATTTTGTGCGCATCATGTATGTGCATGTGCCAGCTGCCTGGCTGGCGATGGGGATTTATTCCGCCATGGTGGCTTCCAGCATCGCCTGGCTCATCTGGCGGCACCCGATTGCGGATATGATTGCGCGCAACAGCGCGCCCATCGGCACCGTGTTTTGCGGCATCTGCCTGTTGACAGGCATGATCTGGGCGCGGCCCATGTGGGGCGCCTGGTGGGTGTGGGATGCGCGGCTGACCTCCATGCTGGTGCTGTTCTTTATATATGTGGGCTATCTGCTGCTGGCCAAGGCGGCGGACGATGCGGAAAAATCCGCCATGCCGCTGGCATGCTTGGCGCTGGTGGGGGGCGTGAACCTGCCCATTATCAAATTTTCCGTAGAGTGGTGGAATAGTTTGCACCAGCCTGCGAGTGTGTTTCGCAGCGGGGGGAGTTCACTCCATCCTGATATGCTGGCGCCGCTGATGGTAATGGGGCTGGCATTCCTGCTCATCTATATCGCGCTGCTGCTGGCGGCGGTGCAGACGGAGCTGTGGGAGAGAAAATACAAACGGGCGATGCGCAAGCTCCAGCGCAGCGTTTAA
- a CDS encoding DUF465 domain-containing protein, which yields MTLTAHIKTLEQRKVELERQIQEEATRPLPNLMLIQDLKKKKLRTKEKIYSLVTQKPVELDCA from the coding sequence ATGACGCTGACTGCTCATATCAAGACACTGGAACAGCGTAAAGTCGAACTGGAGCGCCAGATTCAGGAAGAAGCTACCCGACCGCTGCCAAACCTCATGCTGATTCAGGATTTGAAGAAGAAAAAGCTGCGTACCAAGGAAAAGATCTATTCCCTCGTGACGCAGAAACCGGTGGAACTGGATTGCGCCTAG
- the mazG gene encoding nucleoside triphosphate pyrophosphohydrolase produces MTKPAAAPLPASPAIDRLLEIMVRLRTPVTGCPWDLEQDFASIAPYTIEEAYEVADAIERGDMEHLKEELGDLLLQVVFHAQMAKEEKLFDFDDVAGSISDKMVERHPHVFGGAEMNQKLGEADIKTADAQLTAWEDMKKAKREQQNPDASALDGVTLGLPALMRAEKLQKRAAKTGFDWPSIAPVWDKLHEELDELKEAASRPNNQAHIEEEFGDLMFVMANLARHLKLDPETALKNANSKFERRFRQMEQFAKTNGKTFSKLSLVEQEALWQQAKQLEKK; encoded by the coding sequence ATGACCAAACCTGCCGCCGCCCCCCTGCCCGCCAGTCCCGCTATCGACAGATTGCTGGAAATCATGGTCCGCCTGCGCACGCCCGTCACCGGCTGCCCGTGGGACCTGGAACAGGATTTCGCCTCCATCGCCCCTTACACCATCGAGGAAGCCTACGAAGTGGCCGACGCCATTGAGCGGGGCGATATGGAGCACCTGAAGGAAGAACTCGGCGACCTGCTGTTGCAGGTGGTCTTCCACGCGCAAATGGCGAAAGAAGAAAAACTGTTTGATTTTGACGATGTCGCGGGCAGCATCAGCGACAAGATGGTGGAACGCCACCCCCATGTCTTCGGCGGAGCCGAAATGAACCAAAAGCTCGGAGAGGCCGACATCAAAACCGCCGATGCCCAGCTCACCGCCTGGGAGGACATGAAAAAAGCCAAACGCGAACAACAAAACCCCGATGCCAGTGCGCTGGACGGTGTCACCCTCGGCCTGCCCGCCCTCATGCGTGCAGAAAAACTGCAAAAACGCGCCGCCAAAACCGGCTTCGACTGGCCGAGCATCGCCCCTGTCTGGGACAAGCTCCACGAAGAGCTAGACGAACTGAAAGAAGCCGCCTCACGCCCCAATAACCAGGCCCATATCGAGGAAGAATTCGGCGACCTGATGTTCGTCATGGCCAACCTCGCCCGCCACCTGAAACTGGACCCCGAAACCGCCCTGAAAAACGCCAATTCCAAATTCGAGCGCCGCTTCCGCCAGATGGAACAATTCGCCAAAACAAACGGCAAAACCTTCAGCAAGCTCTCGCTTGTTGAGCAGGAAGCACTCTGGCAACAGGCAAAACAATTAGAGAAAAAGTAA
- a CDS encoding UPF0016 domain-containing protein has translation MDVVLHCFAWIALAEMGDKTQLLSIMLAARYRTFWPILIGVLIATLVNHGVTSWLGIWLSELVAGGWLGLITGVLFIAVGLWTLLPDDAPDESKHHTSYGAFFASLVAFFFAEIGDKTQLATLTLAADYQNIWLVTVGTTLGMLAANIPAILLGDTLLAKLPLKALRYATCALFAATGLWQIYSWVVAVQ, from the coding sequence ATGGATGTCGTGCTGCATTGTTTTGCCTGGATCGCGCTTGCGGAAATGGGCGATAAAACCCAGTTGCTCTCCATCATGCTGGCGGCACGCTACCGCACATTCTGGCCCATTTTGATCGGGGTGCTGATCGCCACGTTGGTGAACCACGGCGTTACGTCATGGCTGGGCATCTGGCTTTCCGAGCTGGTGGCGGGCGGCTGGCTCGGGTTGATCACGGGCGTGTTGTTCATTGCGGTCGGGTTATGGACGCTTTTGCCGGATGACGCGCCGGATGAAAGCAAGCATCACACGTCCTATGGCGCCTTCTTCGCCAGCCTGGTGGCTTTCTTTTTTGCCGAGATCGGCGATAAAACCCAGCTGGCAACGCTGACGCTGGCGGCGGATTATCAGAATATATGGCTGGTGACGGTGGGTACCACGCTTGGGATGCTGGCGGCGAATATTCCCGCCATTCTGCTTGGCGACACGCTGCTGGCCAAACTGCCGCTAAAGGCTTTGCGGTATGCCACCTGCGCGTTGTTTGCGGCGACCGGGCTGTGGCAGATTTATTCCTGGGTGGTGGCGGTGCAGTGA
- a CDS encoding sodium:calcium antiporter: protein MADLFLGGGGAVMGMLALQFILLAAIIWLAGIHLTRSVDVLSRRMGMEQALGGMVLLAIVTNLPEVAIAVTAGLHHAPELAVGNILGGIAIQTVVIALMDRFRPEKHKPLSHYASSGQLILEGLFLLGILALVVMGNTMPAALVWHGIAPAELAIVLCWLVGLVVVRNARGPKTARYTDEHAAVHEADTWKVVAVFLAASSATLFAGYAIEGVSSGMAKELGMDGAIFGATFLALATSMPEISTGIEAVRMRKYQLAISDILGGNAFLPCLLLLTSFCAGVPALSSAKPSDLYVVALGALLTVLYTGALYLKPSRTVVGIGLESLLLVVVYLIGLFGLAAH from the coding sequence GTGGCAGATTTATTCCTGGGTGGTGGCGGTGCAGTGATGGGCATGCTGGCGCTTCAGTTTATTCTTTTGGCCGCCATCATCTGGCTGGCCGGGATTCACCTGACGCGCAGCGTGGACGTGCTTTCGCGACGCATGGGCATGGAACAGGCGCTGGGCGGCATGGTGCTGCTGGCGATTGTCACCAACCTGCCGGAAGTGGCGATTGCCGTGACCGCAGGGCTGCACCATGCCCCCGAGCTGGCAGTGGGCAATATCCTTGGCGGCATCGCCATCCAGACGGTCGTCATTGCCCTGATGGACCGGTTCCGCCCTGAAAAGCACAAGCCGCTCAGCCATTATGCCTCCAGCGGGCAGTTGATACTGGAGGGGCTTTTTCTGCTGGGTATTCTGGCACTGGTGGTGATGGGCAATACCATGCCGGCCGCGCTGGTGTGGCACGGCATTGCCCCGGCGGAGCTGGCCATCGTGCTATGCTGGCTGGTGGGGCTGGTGGTGGTGCGCAATGCACGTGGCCCTAAAACGGCACGTTACACCGATGAGCATGCCGCCGTGCACGAGGCGGATACCTGGAAGGTGGTGGCGGTGTTTCTGGCGGCATCGTCCGCCACCTTGTTCGCGGGATATGCGATTGAAGGCGTGAGCAGCGGCATGGCCAAGGAACTGGGCATGGACGGGGCGATTTTTGGCGCCACCTTTCTGGCGCTGGCGACGTCCATGCCGGAAATTTCCACCGGCATTGAGGCCGTGCGGATGCGGAAGTACCAGCTCGCCATCAGCGATATCCTGGGCGGCAACGCGTTTCTGCCGTGCCTGCTGCTGCTGACATCCTTTTGCGCGGGTGTGCCGGCTTTATCATCCGCCAAGCCGAGCGACCTGTATGTGGTGGCGCTCGGGGCGCTGCTGACGGTGCTTTATACCGGCGCGCTTTATCTCAAGCCCTCGCGAACGGTCGTCGGCATCGGGCTGGAAAGCCTGCTGCTGGTGGTGGTGTATCTGATAGGGCTGTTCGGCCTGGCGGCCCATTAG
- the putA gene encoding bifunctional proline dehydrogenase/L-glutamate gamma-semialdehyde dehydrogenase PutA has product MAKTARTPAQTGEDELSRLRRKIVEHALIDEELALEPLIAILDARSDELKRRVHDRAEDLVAGIRASGHTGVEALLQEYRLDQREGVLIMCLAEALLRVPDSNTANRLIEDKFTNTDWERYLGGSESILVNASSWGLMLTGKIMDFDRESEAPLVTLRKLVQKMGAPIIRQVLSKAMEWMGTQFILGTSIESGVKAARENETNGYMHSYDMLGEGARTRAYAAEYAARYLHAIEVIGKNAPSNLELHDRPSISIKLSALHPAYHSKHKQAVMDELVPELKKLMLAAKKYNLMAAIDAEEAARLDLSLDIFEALIRDPDIGAWDGVSLVVQAYQKRALHVIHWTAALARSTGKQIPIRLVKGAYWDSEVKHAQVHGLEGYPVYTRKYATDLSYLACARTLLDYGKLLYPQFATHNAHTVASILEMAPKDAHYEFQRLQGMGGTLYDQLMSKKAQIRCRIYAPIGVHKDLLAYLVRRLLENGANSSFINQLGDKNTSLERLIADPVSLHREKASQPPYIPLPVEMYGPKRPNSKGVDLGYYLHIERLYEGLGQQGDRYWQATGLIDGKPVGKHARDIVNPGNLNDRVGQIMECDAADAKKAMDIAGHYFPRWAQTEVALRARLLRNAADKMEEERDVLMALILREGGRTLQDAMDEIREAVDFCRYYAAEAERLCGAPVQLPGPTGESNHLLLQGRGVFCCISPWNFPLAIFIGQIAAALATGNTVVAKPAEQTPIIAWHAVKLLHEAGIPPQALALIPGDGPTIGQAVLEHPALAGICFTGSTEVGKLLQRKLAERPGAILPLIAETGGMNAMIVDSTALPEQVADDVVLSAFGSAGQRCSALRLLFVQSDTASEMIHMIAGSLQTRMVGLPWELKTDIGPVIDADAKNMLEKHKTAFKKSAKLVFEYSLGTRVGQMGHYVAPTIFELPNAEMLKSEVFGPILHVVRYEAGELDKVIDSINRTGYGLTLGVHSRIDGTAQYIAGRVNAGNVYVNRSMIGAVVGVQPFGGMGLSGTGFKAGGPHYLLRFLTEKTLTVNTAAVGGNIALFTGN; this is encoded by the coding sequence ATGGCAAAGACGGCACGCACTCCTGCGCAAACCGGCGAGGATGAACTCTCCCGCCTTCGGCGTAAAATTGTTGAGCATGCCCTGATAGACGAGGAACTCGCCCTCGAACCCCTGATTGCCATTCTGGACGCCAGAAGCGATGAACTGAAACGCCGCGTGCATGACCGTGCCGAGGATCTCGTCGCCGGCATCCGCGCCAGCGGCCACACGGGTGTGGAAGCCCTGCTGCAGGAATACCGGCTGGACCAGCGCGAAGGCGTGCTCATCATGTGCCTGGCCGAAGCCCTCCTCCGCGTGCCGGACAGCAACACCGCCAACCGGCTGATCGAGGATAAATTCACCAACACCGACTGGGAACGCTACCTTGGCGGCAGCGAGTCCATCCTCGTCAATGCCTCCAGCTGGGGCTTGATGCTCACCGGCAAGATCATGGATTTCGACCGCGAATCCGAAGCCCCGCTGGTGACGCTCCGCAAACTGGTGCAGAAAATGGGCGCCCCCATCATCCGCCAGGTTCTGAGCAAGGCGATGGAATGGATGGGCACGCAGTTCATTCTGGGCACCTCCATCGAAAGCGGCGTGAAGGCCGCGCGTGAAAACGAGACCAACGGCTACATGCACAGCTACGACATGCTGGGTGAAGGCGCGCGCACCCGTGCCTATGCCGCAGAATATGCCGCGCGCTACCTGCATGCCATCGAGGTGATCGGCAAAAACGCCCCCTCCAACCTGGAACTGCACGACCGCCCGAGCATTTCCATCAAGCTTTCCGCCCTTCACCCCGCCTATCACAGCAAGCACAAACAGGCCGTGATGGACGAACTGGTGCCCGAGCTGAAAAAACTGATGCTCGCCGCAAAAAAATACAACCTCATGGCCGCCATCGACGCCGAGGAAGCCGCCCGGCTCGATCTTTCGCTCGACATTTTCGAGGCCCTGATCCGCGATCCTGATATCGGCGCATGGGACGGCGTGTCGCTGGTGGTGCAGGCCTACCAGAAACGCGCGCTCCACGTCATCCACTGGACGGCCGCGCTGGCCAGATCGACCGGCAAGCAGATTCCCATCCGCCTCGTGAAAGGCGCCTATTGGGATTCCGAGGTCAAGCACGCCCAGGTGCACGGGCTGGAAGGCTATCCCGTCTACACCCGCAAATACGCCACCGATCTCTCCTACCTCGCCTGCGCCCGCACGCTGCTGGATTACGGCAAGCTACTGTATCCGCAATTCGCCACGCACAACGCGCACACCGTCGCCAGCATCCTGGAAATGGCCCCCAAGGACGCCCATTACGAATTCCAGCGCCTTCAGGGCATGGGCGGCACGCTCTATGACCAGCTGATGTCCAAAAAAGCCCAGATCCGCTGCCGTATCTACGCCCCTATCGGCGTGCACAAGGACCTGCTGGCCTACCTCGTGCGCCGCCTGCTGGAAAACGGCGCCAACAGCTCTTTCATCAATCAGCTGGGCGATAAAAACACCTCGCTGGAACGCCTGATCGCCGACCCCGTTTCGCTTCATCGGGAAAAGGCATCCCAGCCACCCTACATCCCCCTGCCTGTTGAGATGTACGGCCCTAAACGCCCCAATTCAAAAGGCGTTGATCTGGGCTATTACCTGCATATCGAGCGCCTTTACGAAGGCCTCGGCCAGCAGGGAGACCGCTACTGGCAGGCCACCGGCCTCATTGACGGCAAGCCGGTCGGCAAACATGCGCGCGACATCGTCAACCCCGGCAACCTGAACGACCGTGTCGGCCAGATAATGGAATGCGACGCCGCCGACGCCAAAAAGGCGATGGATATCGCGGGCCATTATTTTCCCCGCTGGGCGCAGACCGAGGTGGCCCTGCGCGCACGCCTGCTCCGCAACGCCGCGGATAAAATGGAGGAAGAGCGCGACGTGCTGATGGCGCTCATCCTGCGCGAAGGTGGTCGCACGCTTCAGGACGCCATGGACGAAATCCGTGAAGCGGTGGATTTCTGCCGCTATTACGCCGCCGAGGCCGAGCGCCTGTGCGGCGCTCCCGTTCAGCTTCCCGGGCCAACCGGCGAATCCAACCATTTGCTGCTTCAAGGCCGCGGCGTATTTTGCTGCATCAGCCCGTGGAACTTCCCGCTTGCCATTTTCATTGGCCAGATAGCCGCCGCGCTGGCCACCGGCAATACCGTGGTCGCCAAACCGGCGGAACAGACGCCCATCATCGCCTGGCATGCCGTCAAACTGCTGCACGAGGCGGGCATTCCGCCGCAGGCGCTGGCGCTCATCCCCGGCGACGGCCCGACCATCGGCCAGGCCGTGCTGGAACATCCCGCCCTGGCGGGCATCTGCTTCACCGGTTCCACCGAGGTGGGCAAACTGCTCCAACGCAAACTCGCCGAACGTCCCGGCGCCATTCTGCCCCTCATCGCCGAGACGGGCGGCATGAACGCCATGATTGTCGATTCCACCGCCCTGCCCGAGCAGGTGGCCGATGACGTGGTGCTTTCCGCCTTCGGCAGCGCGGGACAGCGTTGCTCCGCCCTACGGCTGTTATTCGTTCAAAGCGACACGGCCAGCGAGATGATCCACATGATCGCAGGCAGCCTGCAGACACGCATGGTCGGCCTGCCGTGGGAACTGAAAACCGACATCGGCCCCGTCATCGATGCCGATGCCAAAAACATGCTGGAAAAACACAAAACCGCGTTCAAAAAATCCGCAAAACTGGTGTTTGAATACAGCCTTGGCACGCGGGTGGGCCAGATGGGCCATTACGTCGCCCCCACCATCTTTGAACTGCCCAACGCCGAGATGTTGAAAAGCGAAGTCTTCGGCCCCATCCTGCACGTGGTGCGTTACGAAGCGGGCGAGCTGGACAAGGTGATCGACAGCATCAACCGCACGGGCTACGGCCTGACGCTTGGCGTGCATAGCCGCATCGACGGCACGGCGCAATACATCGCCGGGCGTGTGAACGCAGGCAATGTCTATGTCAACCGCAGCATGATCGGCGCGGTGGTGGGCGTGCAGCCGTTCGGCGGCATGGGCCTTTCCGGCACCGGCTTCAAGGCGGGCGGCCCGCATTACCTGCTGCGTTTCCTGACGGAAAAAACCCTCACCGTAAACACGGCCGCCGTGGGCGGAAACATCGCGCTGTTCACCGGCAATTGA
- a CDS encoding UbiX family flavin prenyltransferase: MTAKRIILGISGASGATYGTKALELLRQSKVETHLVVSKSGYITLQQELGMTAEDVKKLADHHYAPGDIAAKISSGSFHTDGMLVAPCSMKALAEIATGLTAGLLPRAADVILKERRKLVLMVRETPLTQVHIQNMLTVTQMGGIIAPPVPAFYNNPQSLDDIVTHSVGRALELFGLEVKGIKRWQGL; encoded by the coding sequence ATGACAGCTAAACGCATCATTCTGGGCATCAGCGGCGCATCGGGCGCTACCTATGGCACCAAAGCGCTGGAACTGTTGCGCCAATCAAAGGTCGAAACGCATCTGGTTGTCAGCAAATCGGGTTATATCACCCTTCAGCAGGAACTCGGCATGACCGCTGAAGATGTAAAAAAACTGGCGGACCATCATTACGCCCCCGGTGACATCGCCGCAAAAATTTCCAGCGGCTCCTTCCATACGGATGGCATGCTGGTCGCCCCGTGCTCCATGAAAGCCCTGGCGGAAATCGCCACCGGCCTCACCGCAGGGCTCCTGCCCCGCGCCGCCGACGTCATTCTTAAAGAACGCCGCAAGCTGGTGCTGATGGTGCGCGAAACCCCACTGACGCAGGTGCATATCCAGAACATGCTCACCGTCACCCAGATGGGCGGCATCATCGCCCCCCCCGTCCCGGCCTTCTACAACAACCCGCAATCGCTGGACGACATCGTCACCCACAGCGTAGGCCGCGCGCTGGAACTCTTTGGGCTGGAGGTAAAGGGCATCAAACGCTGGCAGGGGCTTTAA
- a CDS encoding HAMP domain-containing protein, translating into MRVRFHSLPRWQLRTILLLVHLLVLVIPIGSIYTFRIYENELLRQTESELIAQGAYVASIYKHTLLNSLPPDQLYGTRLTDLPPRADERYTPIQPALSFATTHIHPPRAEAKAGHPPASPYALKAAETITPILEEALLTTLAGLRVTDEHGTILIGHDETGLSIADVPETAEAMKGRYAASIRQRISDQPDPSVTSISRAAGIRVFVAIPVMDGDHLLGTVLLSRSPRNLVKALYDNRLMVAVAGGMILGITILLALLTSHFISRPIHALMEQTRRVAAGEKHIPPIASPATQEFAMLSQQISVMADTIASRSDYIRNFAMHVSHEFKTPLTAIQGAIELIQEHGNTMPKAQFRKFLANIVKDTDRLKILVTRLLELARADVMETTEGNACLQTVITGLQSDSQDKGIALTLSGDTELTLPMPGDIARSIFGSLIDNSIQHGARTMTVTAKREVSGYSLRFQDDGKGISATNAGKLFTPFFTTRREHGGTGLGLVIIRAMLNAHHADIRLDAADKGACFTIYSSDVA; encoded by the coding sequence GTGCGAGTGAGGTTTCACTCGCTCCCGCGCTGGCAGCTGCGCACCATTTTGCTGCTCGTGCACCTACTGGTGCTGGTGATTCCCATCGGCAGCATCTACACCTTTCGTATTTACGAAAACGAGCTGCTCCGCCAGACGGAATCCGAACTCATTGCCCAGGGGGCCTACGTCGCCTCTATTTACAAACACACGCTGCTGAACAGCCTTCCACCCGACCAGTTATATGGCACGCGCCTGACCGACCTGCCTCCCAGGGCCGATGAGAGATACACCCCCATCCAGCCCGCACTGAGCTTTGCCACCACACACATCCATCCCCCGCGGGCAGAAGCCAAAGCAGGCCATCCGCCTGCTTCCCCCTATGCATTGAAAGCCGCGGAGACCATCACCCCCATACTGGAAGAAGCCCTGCTCACCACCCTGGCCGGATTGCGCGTGACGGACGAACACGGCACCATCCTCATCGGCCATGATGAAACGGGCCTTTCCATCGCGGATGTCCCCGAAACCGCCGAGGCCATGAAAGGCCGCTATGCCGCCTCCATCCGCCAGCGTATCTCCGATCAGCCCGATCCTTCCGTCACCTCTATCAGCCGTGCGGCGGGCATCCGCGTGTTCGTCGCCATCCCGGTGATGGATGGCGATCATCTTCTGGGCACGGTGCTGCTTTCACGTTCACCCCGCAACCTCGTCAAGGCACTGTATGACAATCGTCTGATGGTCGCCGTCGCGGGCGGCATGATCCTCGGTATCACCATCCTGCTGGCGTTGCTCACCTCCCATTTCATCAGCCGACCCATCCATGCCCTGATGGAACAGACGCGCCGTGTGGCCGCGGGGGAAAAACATATCCCACCCATCGCCTCCCCGGCCACGCAGGAATTCGCCATGCTCTCCCAGCAGATCTCCGTGATGGCCGATACCATCGCCAGCCGGTCGGACTATATCCGCAATTTCGCCATGCATGTCTCACACGAGTTTAAAACGCCGCTCACTGCCATCCAGGGTGCCATCGAGCTGATCCAGGAACATGGCAACACCATGCCAAAAGCGCAGTTCCGCAAATTCCTCGCCAACATTGTAAAAGATACGGATCGGCTGAAAATACTGGTCACCCGCCTGCTGGAACTCGCCCGTGCCGATGTGATGGAAACCACCGAAGGAAATGCCTGTCTGCAAACCGTCATCACCGGTCTTCAAAGCGATTCCCAGGACAAGGGTATCGCCCTCACTCTTTCGGGCGATACGGAACTGACCCTTCCCATGCCCGGCGACATCGCCCGCAGCATTTTCGGCAGCCTGATCGACAACAGCATCCAGCATGGCGCCCGCACCATGACCGTCACCGCCAAGCGGGAGGTCAGCGGCTACAGCCTGCGTTTTCAGGATGACGGCAAGGGCATCTCCGCCACCAATGCTGGCAAATTATTCACCCCATTCTTCACCACGCGGCGCGAGCATGGCGGCACGGGGCTCGGGCTGGTCATCATCCGCGCCATGCTGAACGCCCACCATGCCGACATCCGTTTGGACGCCGCCGATAAAGGCGCCTGTTTTACGATCTACAGCAGCGACGTGGCCTGA